The following proteins come from a genomic window of Clostridia bacterium:
- a CDS encoding DUF975 family protein, translating into MKRCKDYRRLGWNAVSQYWIKAILFNLLAMIITSGLTSTVIGFFILGPFNVGMYLFYLRSVRREDASYGSLFEPIIKGDFLRTIILHLLKVVYTILWTMLLFIPGIIKSYSYAMAEFIAIDNPNMSANDCITASRQLMRGKKFKLFLLDLSFIGWIILCIIPFVSLFVMPYMNATRAAFYNDIKSELRK; encoded by the coding sequence ATGAAAAGATGCAAAGATTATCGCCGTTTAGGTTGGAATGCAGTAAGCCAATATTGGATTAAAGCTATTCTCTTTAATCTATTGGCAATGATTATAACTTCAGGCTTGACTAGCACAGTAATAGGTTTCTTTATTTTAGGCCCTTTTAATGTTGGTATGTACTTATTTTATTTGAGATCTGTTCGAAGAGAAGATGCTTCTTATGGCTCACTTTTTGAACCAATTATTAAAGGCGATTTTTTAAGAACTATTATTTTACATTTGCTCAAAGTTGTTTATACCATTTTGTGGACAATGTTATTATTTATTCCTGGCATAATTAAAAGCTACTCTTATGCGATGGCAGAATTTATAGCAATTGATAATCCTAATATGAGCGCAAATGATTGCATCACAGCAAGCAGACAATTAATGCGCGGCAAAAAATTCAAACTTTTCCTACTTGATCTTAGCTTTATAGGCTGGATAATTTTGTGCATAATACCTTTTGTCTCATTATTTGTAATGCCTTATATGAATGCTACTAGAGCTGCTTTCTATAATGATATAAAATCAGAATTGCGTAAATAA
- a CDS encoding EFR1 family ferrodoxin (N-terminal region resembles flavodoxins. C-terminal ferrodoxin region binds two 4Fe-4S clusters.) — translation MKTTVFYYSGTGNSLFVAKNLALSLEGQCINISKYLSSSIQAIDSDVLGFVIPCYAYTYPKILNKIIEKISFSKNPKYVFVIITYGSSFSRAGIKFIKKLKKIGLKTVYFRGIIMPENYIAIFRPDQKSVIDQKLTNAKQKIQEIANDIKNEVYYIEKHNRFLDYIKTSIIGSVFNGFLPFSHVFFKAKKCCSSCGICTKVCPTHNVVLKKGKPKWHNHCTQCMACLNWCPQKCIDYTPLTKRRERYTNPEIDFRELI, via the coding sequence ATGAAAACAACTGTTTTTTATTACAGCGGTACGGGAAATTCTCTTTTTGTTGCAAAAAATCTTGCATTAAGTCTAGAAGGTCAGTGCATAAACATTTCAAAATACCTAAGTTCAAGCATTCAAGCAATAGATTCCGATGTTTTAGGATTTGTGATTCCGTGTTATGCTTATACTTATCCCAAAATCTTAAACAAGATAATAGAGAAAATTAGTTTTTCTAAAAATCCAAAATATGTTTTTGTCATAATAACTTATGGTTCGAGCTTTTCTAGGGCAGGCATAAAGTTTATTAAAAAACTGAAAAAGATTGGACTTAAAACAGTTTATTTTAGGGGAATTATAATGCCTGAAAATTATATTGCTATTTTTCGTCCTGACCAAAAAAGTGTGATTGACCAAAAATTAACCAATGCTAAGCAAAAAATACAAGAAATCGCAAATGATATAAAAAATGAAGTTTATTATATTGAAAAGCATAATAGATTTTTGGATTATATAAAGACTTCAATAATAGGCTCCGTTTTTAATGGCTTTTTGCCTTTTTCTCATGTTTTTTTCAAAGCTAAAAAATGCTGTTCGTCTTGCGGAATATGCACTAAAGTTTGTCCTACACATAATGTAGTTTTAAAAAAAGGAAAGCCAAAATGGCATAACCATTGTACACAATGTATGGCGTGTCTTAATTGGTGTCCTCAAAAATGTATCGACTATACGCCATTAACAAAAAGAAGAGAAAGATATACTAATCCAGAGATTGATTTTAGGGAATTGATATAA
- the ftcD gene encoding glutamate formimidoyltransferase has translation MKKIVECIPNFSTSDPQILKILKDCFEKYGVLIDYECDVDHNRSVITSAGNPKKVVKAIIEAVGVAVKHIDLNHHKGVHPRMGAADVIPFVPVKNMTMDEAVKISKKVGKTIAKRFGVPIFLYANSATAPNKVQLSDIRRGGFENMAQKMQDPQWQPDYGQNIPHKTAGVTACGARDFLVAYNINLNTSDVNIAKSIASKIRESNGGLRGVKALGLMLESINTAQVSMNITDCDAVSLYQVFSTVKKLAEEQGVSIKNSELIGYLPMHIISKSLKEAVLFDDFDENRVLEYKLWNK, from the coding sequence ATGAAAAAGATTGTTGAATGTATTCCTAATTTTAGCACTTCAGACCCTCAGATTTTAAAAATACTAAAAGACTGTTTTGAAAAATACGGGGTTTTAATTGATTATGAGTGCGATGTAGACCATAACCGTTCTGTAATTACTTCGGCTGGCAATCCAAAAAAAGTTGTAAAGGCAATAATAGAGGCAGTAGGAGTAGCTGTCAAACATATTGACCTTAATCATCATAAAGGCGTTCATCCAAGAATGGGTGCTGCTGATGTCATTCCTTTTGTTCCTGTAAAAAATATGACCATGGATGAAGCTGTAAAAATATCTAAAAAAGTAGGAAAAACTATTGCGAAAAGATTTGGCGTTCCTATATTTTTATATGCTAATTCTGCAACCGCACCTAATAAAGTGCAATTATCTGATATAAGACGGGGCGGCTTTGAAAATATGGCTCAAAAAATGCAAGATCCCCAATGGCAGCCTGATTACGGTCAAAACATACCGCATAAAACAGCCGGTGTTACGGCTTGCGGAGCAAGGGATTTTTTGGTTGCTTATAATATTAATCTTAATACATCAGATGTTAATATTGCAAAAAGCATTGCGTCAAAGATAAGAGAATCTAACGGTGGATTAAGGGGCGTAAAAGCATTAGGACTTATGCTAGAAAGCATTAATACCGCGCAGGTTTCTATGAATATAACAGACTGCGATGCTGTTTCACTTTATCAGGTATTTTCCACTGTAAAAAAGTTAGCAGAAGAACAAGGCGTAAGCATAAAAAATAGTGAGCTAATAGGTTATTTACCTATGCACATAATTTCAAAAAGCCTAAAAGAAGCCGTTTTATTCGATGATTTTGACGAAAATCGAGTATTAGAATATAAGCTATGGAATAAATAA
- a CDS encoding PFL family protein, with the protein MINNNEILETIQMIDSQHLDVRTITMAISLFDCIGETPKSTAQRVYDKICKLACNLVKTGEDIASDYGIPIVNKRISVTPISLIGANSLGYIEIAKALDRAANTTGVDFLGGYTALVHKGMTDWERYFIETIPEALASTQKVCSSVNVASTKSGINMDAVKMMGKIIKHTARLTKDHDSIGCAKLVVFANSVEDNPFMAGAFNGVGEGDAVINVGVSGPGVVKVALEKVRGRDLTVVAETIKKTAFKITRVGQLVAKEAAKRLNAQFGIVDLSLAPTPLAGDSVAQILEEMGLESVGAHGTTACLAILNDAVKKGGIMASSHTGGLSGAFIPVSEDAGMIAGVEKGSLSLEKLEAMTCVCSVGLDMIAIPGDTDEKIISAIIADECAIGVINNKTTAVRLIPVEGKTVGQKVEFGGLLGSAPIMPVNKFRPDSFIDRGGRVPAPVHSNKN; encoded by the coding sequence ATGATTAATAATAACGAGATATTGGAAACAATACAAATGATAGACAGTCAGCATTTGGATGTTCGTACCATTACTATGGCGATATCCTTATTTGACTGTATCGGAGAGACCCCTAAATCCACAGCCCAAAGAGTATATGACAAGATATGCAAGTTAGCTTGCAACCTTGTTAAAACAGGCGAAGACATAGCGAGTGATTATGGAATACCTATTGTCAACAAGCGTATTTCTGTAACACCAATAAGTCTGATAGGTGCTAATTCTTTGGGATATATAGAGATCGCCAAGGCATTAGATCGTGCGGCAAATACTACCGGAGTGGACTTTTTGGGAGGTTATACTGCTCTTGTTCACAAAGGCATGACTGATTGGGAAAGATATTTTATAGAAACTATTCCCGAAGCATTGGCTTCTACTCAAAAAGTATGCAGCTCAGTCAATGTCGCAAGCACTAAGTCTGGCATCAACATGGATGCTGTAAAAATGATGGGCAAAATCATCAAACATACTGCTAGATTAACCAAAGACCATGACAGTATAGGCTGTGCAAAACTTGTAGTGTTTGCAAACTCAGTTGAGGACAATCCTTTTATGGCAGGCGCATTTAATGGAGTAGGCGAAGGCGATGCCGTTATAAATGTAGGTGTAAGCGGTCCAGGCGTAGTTAAAGTTGCATTAGAAAAAGTACGTGGACGCGATCTAACAGTGGTAGCCGAAACCATAAAAAAGACCGCATTCAAAATCACAAGAGTAGGTCAGCTTGTTGCTAAAGAAGCAGCAAAAAGACTTAATGCGCAATTCGGTATTGTGGATTTGTCGCTAGCACCCACACCTCTTGCAGGAGACAGCGTTGCCCAGATACTTGAAGAGATGGGCTTAGAAAGCGTAGGCGCTCACGGAACTACGGCTTGTCTTGCAATTTTGAATGATGCAGTTAAAAAAGGCGGCATTATGGCAAGCAGTCATACGGGCGGATTGAGCGGTGCATTTATTCCTGTTAGTGAAGATGCAGGAATGATTGCAGGAGTGGAAAAAGGCTCTTTATCGCTTGAAAAGTTAGAAGCCATGACATGTGTTTGCAGCGTAGGACTTGATATGATAGCTATACCTGGAGATACCGACGAAAAGATAATTTCAGCAATTATTGCGGACGAATGCGCGATCGGTGTAATTAATAATAAAACAACAGCAGTAAGACTTATCCCTGTTGAAGGAAAAACAGTGGGACAAAAAGTTGAATTTGGCGGACTGTTGGGCAGTGCTCCAATAATGCCTGTTAATAAATTCAGACCTGACAGCTTTATTGACCGTGGTGGCAGAGTACCTGCGCCAGTTCATTCAAATAAAAATTAA
- a CDS encoding ACT domain-containing protein has product MRAIVTVIGKDKAGIIAKVSTYLTQIGANIEDISQTLLQDYFVMIMLVDITKCNKKISDIQKDFDIMGVEIGVNARIQHEDIFNSMHKI; this is encoded by the coding sequence ATGCGTGCTATTGTTACAGTTATAGGCAAAGATAAAGCAGGCATCATAGCCAAGGTAAGTACTTATCTTACCCAAATAGGTGCCAACATAGAAGACATAAGCCAAACACTTTTGCAGGATTATTTTGTTATGATTATGTTAGTGGATATAACAAAATGCAATAAGAAAATATCCGATATCCAAAAAGATTTTGACATTATGGGTGTAGAAATCGGAGTTAATGCACGCATTCAGCACGAAGATATCTTTAATTCGATGCATAAGATATAA